Within Malus domestica chromosome 04, GDT2T_hap1, the genomic segment TTTGCAGGAGCATGGAGAGGATCGTGAAGGCATAGGCGCTGAGGGACAACAGCATGAGCTCCAGCATGTCAAGCAACAGGATGATGAAGATCAACCTGGACAAACGGAATCATGGACGAGCAGCGAGAAGTTTGGGAGAGGTCGCTGGGTATGGTGTGAGGAAGAAGGACGGTGTCGGTCTTCTGAGCAACGAGGTGGGATTCTCGGGTCATCAGCGTAGGCGAGTGGCTCCAGTCCGATAAGATCTGGTCGGGTCGACTTCGGGTCGTGTCGTGCAAGGACCGGTGCGAGATCCGGCTGGAGGATCCGAACTCCAGCGAGCTGTTCGCCGCCTACTTCGTGCTCAAGATCGAGGATGGCACCGGGAAGCACACCTTCATCAGACTAGGATTCGCGGAGCGGAACAAGACTTTCGATTTCAACGTGGCGCTTTCGGACCATGAGAAGTACGTGAAGAAGGAGCACGAGAAGGAGAGCAATGGCGGCGAAACCAGCGACGACTGCCATATCGATATTCATCCCGCTGTCAATCATAGATTGAAAGAAGGTGAGACGATAAGGATAAATGTGAAGCCGAAGCCGCAGCCGACGAGTGGGGCCGGGATGTTGTCCTCATCTGGTATTGGGTTGAAGCGGGGACCGGAGGCGGTTCATTTCCTGCAGGAATGTTATGGAAGAAACGGTGGAGAGTGGGGAAATGGGCGGGACGAGCTGTTGCTTCAtaataatatcatcaacatCCGCCTCATTTACTGTTTTCTGGAAAACAATCAGGAAGAGTTGGGTCAGGACCCGGGGATTCGCGGAGGCACGGCAGTCCAGTGTGACCACGCTGACCGTCGGCCGCGTGTCGATTAAGTCTCGTCTGAGCACGACGTACTGAACCAGGACGTCCATAGTGTTGGACTTTGGGATATCCGAAGTGGCTTCTGAACAAATTTTGAACCAACAACTTTCTCCGATGAAGGTAGCAGTTGTATGATTAGCAACAAGCTTTGGTAACATGGTTTTACCGGTTCCAGGCGGACCATAGAGTAATATACACCACGTGGGGGGATCTATTCCAATCTGGGCCAGGATCGACAATGGCGAAAGCTACAAAATGTTGCAGACGGTGGGTGCGGTGTCGATCGAGAGAAAAACGGGCCTGGGCTGGTGCGTTTTGTTGCACCTGGGCCTAgacatatacacatatatatatttcctttttttttttttttttttttttttttttgtaaatacataaaacatgtatctctctttttttttttttttttttttttttgtacaaagaaattgtaatagcatcaaaacttttaataaaatttcttattctttattttgatgtgactgaactcgaataTTGAATGCtcgagttgcctacgtacccttccaaagaagagatcaagtcgtaacgtagttcaaaatgcatacatatttttttttgggtattttctttttgtgccgtttgcagttttaactcatgcaggcaaggagtgttggtgccgtgttgcagttttagctcgtgcaggcaaggagcgttggtgtcgccttttatgctcgtgcagaccaggagcgttggtgttgccttttatgctcgtgcagaccaggagcgtttggttcgtgcagtttaggctcgtgcgaacaaggagcattgttggttcgtcaagcgatccGAGAGAgttgttcctcgcaatcttcatagcaaggagccttgaccgcgtgattgaagaagtcttcgggtaaaaagtcgcgcatcgtgatggcaacagacgatctttgtgtcgtaatttcatcatcttcaacacgttcacgttgctttgaaggttgacaagagctgctttgccccctttccgattggcggacttgtggaggagacgtatgcttcttgtgcaatttcttaggagtgacttgagtccatccttcaattttgcttgtcttggacgatgcccccagcggttgaggtgaaaactttgagtcggaagagccagaagtgaaggtggtatagtttgacttcgccacttcgtcaagatctagctcgatgattcctttctgagccagcttcatgatgagatctttcagcacgaaacatttttctgtcggatgactgatgaagcggtggaatttacagtaccttggactgtcggtgcgattcatctcttctggccgtttgcactcaggcaaaccaatcaccttcttgtccaacaggtcatctagcatggcaaccacatcagagtcggggaatggataagtcttctcctcaagctccttcaaagtgcgtctacgcgtctcttgatcacgaaaagcttcggtttgaatcgccttgcctcgtgtggatattttgacgggagatgtgttgaccgtcatcgcttccttggtgggtttccatgcaaccttttccacctttgtcccaagagctttgtcgttcttgtagtcgacgatcggttctttcttcccatgatgggcgatgctcaactccatgtcatgggcgcgagtggccaattcctcgaaggtccgcggtttaatgccttgaaggatgtattacaaaccccattgcatgccttggatgcacatctcgattgaagaggtttccgagagcctgtctttacagtcgaggcttagagtgcgccatctgttgatgtagtcaatgactggctcgtccttccactgttttatgctcgttagctctagcatactcacagtgcggcgggtgttatagaagcggttgaggaattccctttccaattgctcccagctgttgatggactcaggctctaggtccgtgtaccactcaaaggcatttcctttcagcgagcgcacaaactgcttggcgaggtagtctccctccgtccccgcgttgttgcaagtttcgacgaaatgtgcaacgtgctgctttgggtttccttttccatcaaactgcatgaactttggtggttgataaccccttggcatccttagggcatcaatcttcttggaatagggcttcgagtagaacaaggaggtatgtgagctcccttcgtactgtgccttgatggtgttggtgatcatctcctgcagctgctggatagaaagagatcccatgagtgccgctgcttggtctggctccggcttcccatcgattttcttcaccgggggttcttcatctccgccagctcctccctttagtggatcatcctctgggtcgggtttatcgccgtcctgcgcctccagtcggttgactagtgctgcaatttgcaagtctttttcttccacagttcgggttagccttgcgatcgcttcattcatttgagccagctgctcatcgattgaagttgctccaatggtcatgacttgcatggctgaactgtcgcttgaatcggcatcggagagcatggattcagagtatttccttgggctttccccccttggtgcccttagtgaggctaaggtgatcaaaggctcgtgccttgggtgcttttgttcccttggcagagttgatgcagaggtgaaagaggcggcagaagtagctcttgccatgctttgagtcgtgatgcccaaagtgacaccagttgcgacgaggacgcttttgttctttgcgccggttgcggaacagtttgagccttccttgatgccattaattttggaagtgcgcttgaatttcttgaacggagaaagagatgagaggcagagattgtcccactgggcgtgccaatttgtgaacacgaaaaattcctgaaacgaaagagacaagaaacgacgtgcacaaacaaatatttgtatttgatgattttgggttacaatctctctctattttgatcctctgattcgatctccgtaaggtattgatttgtggatgtttccttgatccaagggccgtcgaggcttgatcttggatgaactgttggaagtttcttcaaggggtcgtgggcttgatctttgaaggtggatttgagcggatcttcaaaggggcttttgggcttgatctttgaagaacagtgacgaacggatctccaagggcttttgggcttgatcttgaagaacagtgatgaacggatcttcaagggcttttgggcttgatcttgaagaacggttggatgtgtggatttgtcgacgttgttgatccaaagggccgttggggcttgatcttggatgaacggatgatgaacgatggtgctttcttcaagggccgtcggggcttgatcttgaattggtggatggttgatccaaggggccgttggggcttgatcttggaagaacgatgaacgaagaacgaagaaggctttcttgattcttcgggaacctggatgcttgagagcttcggagtttcaaagcttcagagcttcaaggtgtaatatgaattggttccttttaaatgaatgaattagccttctatttatagaattttccaaggcttaattttgaatataatatcccagatgaaataagtcgtttctgccagatgttgacatgtgtcctatttgatgacttttccaactcatttcaattttcgtttagtcacacgctacgtgtaaaatttatgtaatacatgagcgttgacactttgatttatcggtcaacatttatttaccgaaatttcgatgtctacaataagttttaagtatatttttaatatatctatacgtgaaaaaaatatgtattgaAGACTTTTATTGAgacatttttaatagaaagattttttttttaaatactgatAATAAGGAAATGAggaattagttaattatttttttttattttattaaaaaaatgtcatTTAATGCGTAGAAGGGGATTGACGAAATTAAATTCATATATTATAGGCAATTAGTTGCTAAGCTAACTTATGCCTCtatataaatgcatttaaattaagaaaaattaatgaaatgataattaaataaatagaaaattattGAGGTGGCAATTGATCAAAGCACCTTAATCAAATCTTTAAAAGGGGTGCATGTTTAATCTAACAACTATAGAAAAAATGTAGGGCattctaattttcccaaaaaaattctttcaaaaataataatgaatttTATAGCACAAAACCAAAGAAATATTAGTCCAAGAAACCAAAGAAATTTAATAGCAACTCCAGTGATAAAATTAAGAGACGGTGTTGGAAATGTCACAAGTTCGGCCATTATGCTAATGATTGTattgtcaagaaaacaataaaacaattaaaaatttcagaAGAAGAACCCCTATTTGGATAATACACATTCAGTTAACCGACTGATTCTAATTGTTTTGTTCCGAAGCAAAGATATCCACAGGACGGTTCGTCCTATTTAGATATTCACGACCAAGAAGTACTGGATTCTCTTTCAGATAGGCCCTAAAAGGAGAAGGACGGCTGAAATGCCAACAAGCGTCTCACAAGATAAATTAATCAAAGTTCTAGAATTAAGAAACACAGATTCCAATAAAAATTCCTCTGAACGAATTGAATCGAGAAAGGAGATTTGTGTGATCGTGTTGGAAGAAAGCTTCTGAAGAGCTCCCTGTCTCACTCTCTAGTGCTTTGATTGTTAAGAAAAGAGCTTGAACTTTTTGTACTGTTTGACTATTTTTTTCGCGAGTATTTTTAGTGGCGTTTGATTATCATTCTGTTTAGGGCGTTTGTTTGTTCTTGTACATATTTCttattttggaagaagaaaatataTACCTTGTTGTACATacaagtttgtaaacttatgaGTGCAAGAGATATGAGGGTCCTTTCATGGCATATCAAGAGTTTATCAGTAAAATATGTAATTTTAGAGTGTGGTTTTATCTCTCAAGCTATAGTTTGCCAGGACTTTTCATAGAACAACTTACTAGTCGTCGATGTCTGATTTGTCATTTGTTTCGaacaatgaaatttgaaccaaataaaaacaaagtgaCTCAATTGAAGTGAAATTTGTAGGTATATATTGCAGATTATTGAGAGCTTACAAGTATCAGACATACATTACTTCTAGTTGGCTTGCTGCCACTCTACTCAAATAAACTAAACTCTCTAAAATAAAATCTGCAGCTTTTGAAAGCTAATGAATCAAATGCAGTTAAATGCACACATTATTCGTGTCAAATCTAGGCGAAAATAAGAGAATTTGATGCAGGCAGGATATTGCTTTGTCTCAAAGGGATGGCTCGTGGAATCTTGTAGTTGCCAACGAAGAAAGGATGCCGTAGTGCCTCAGCAGCAGTAGGCCTCGCGGAAGGGTCCCaagaacaaagggaagaaatcaGCTGGATGGCAGATCTGCTTGCAGAAGGAATCATCGCAGATAGACCAACCCCGCCAATTTTTGGAAACTGATAGTTCAAGTTTTGGGCAAGAAGCTGTCCCTCTGGCCATGACTCCCAAGTGGGACTGCCTATAACACTGCAAATCTTGAACATCTGATCATCAGCACTTTCACCGGGAAATAGAGGCCGGAATGAAAACATCTCCGCTATGATGGCACCCATTGCCCACATATCGACCTTAGGACCATACAAGCCTGACCGAAGCAACACCTCAGGAGCACGATACGGACGAGTAGTGACGTAGTCTGTATAGGGAGGAGGTGAATCAATCTCCTTAGCCGAACCCAAATCTGCAATCTTGACCACACGCCCACCATCCTTAACCAACACATTAGCGGGCTTCAAATCACGGTGGAAATAGCCGTTTCTGTGCATATAAGCCAGGCCCTGAAACATCTGAAAGCAGATGCTTCTAACTTCTTCCTCGGTGAATTTGGTTCGCCTTTTCATCATAAGATCAAGCAGACTGCTCTGCATATACTCGAAGACAAGGAATGCAGAATCGTTTTCGAAGATGACATCCTTCAACTGGACAATGTTGGGGTGCCTGAGCTTGGAAAGGGACTGAACTTCCGGTAGGCTTAGGCACTGCTCAAAGGAACTGAATGTCTCCCTCAGATACTTGACTGCAACGACTTCACCCGTCGGTTGGTGCTGCGCCTCAAATACCGTTCCGAAAGAACCACCGCCTAGTTGCTTAGTAATCCAAAACTTGTCCATGATCGGGTCGTAACTCGTAAGGAACCGAACCAACCCTCCAACAGTTAATGTCGGGCTAAACTAAACCCCTCAACGCCAAGGAACTAATTGCGATCTCTGAGGGAAACCCTAGAACGTATGAACAATTGAACACTGAGAACAGAAGACTTGAAAGTTGAGAGCTTTTGAAataacgagagagagagaagcaagTTGGTAATTGTGGTTTGAGATTCGGGAAATTATGGAAAGTGTGGAAATTAGGGTTCCAATTTGTAGCTTCTTTCATTCCATTATCTCCCGATTGAACAAGGAAACGCGGCAAGCAAGCTCACGTGGCTTAATTGTATTGGAAATTCGATTCGTGTAACGCAAGCAACCTCACTCTCCCAGTTGCTAGTTGCTAGTTGCTACTTAACTCCACTGCGATAAGGAAAGGGCTTTTTCGTAAATTTGATTTTACTTTGGGCACAAGATAGGATTTTCCAACGGTCAGGAttttccaaaactccttttcaCATGGATCAATAGCTGTTAACGGTCCAGATATTATAAAACATGGCCGTGTGAAACCATGGTGTAAAAAATGAAAACGGTTTAAATTTCGTGAACCGTAGATGGGCTGGGCCCACAAGGATTATCCTCAACGGAAAAGGAGAGACAGAATATAACAAAACCCAACCCCCCCTCACAGCtgctctctctcgctctctctctctctctctctctggtggCGCTCTGAAATGTCCCAAAAGCAAACCCTAGCAGCCTGGCGGTTCGTCATGATCATCGACCTATAAAACTCGCCCTAGGGCTTGTAAATCGTTGCTGCTTTCACAAATTGCACGGGGATTCTCTCTGACGGATTCTGATTTTCTCGATTTTGGCGTGTCGGAAGCTTTCTCGGAGTTCGTGCGACCCAAACAATCGGTGATTTCGAAGCGACGATCTGGTCAATCAGTCGGCAAATTAATTCCACCGATATCGATTCTTCAACCTAGGGCTTTCTGATTCTCTCAGACTCTTCGTTAAGGATCGGTGAGAACGCTTCGTATCGATAAGCGTAGGCAGAGGGCTTTTTCTGATTTCACGGAGATCTGTTAAATTCGAAGGAGATTGGATCGGCGGCGGACGGAGGGTGGAGAAACCTAATTTAATTACGAGCATCGCCATCTGTTCGACGATCGGTTTCTCAAGGATTCGAATCGAACTGAAAGAGCTGAGATTGGTGCTGTTGACGGCGGCGAAGAAGCTTCGGAAGAGCTGTCAATCTGTCTCTCCCCTTGCGGTGGTTTGGTTGTTCCATCTCAATAGAATAATCGAAGGAAAAAAAGAGCTTGAATTTTTTGTACTGTTTGATTATAGCAGCTTTTTTTCTTGGAGTTGAATATAAGGCCGTATAATTTTTTTGGCCTTCGATTATTTGTTTGTTCTTGTTTGTGGTGTTATACATATTTCATATTttggaaggaaaaagaaaaaaaatttaccatGGCGGTGTATTATAAATTTAAGAGTGCAAAAGACTATGATTCTATTCCTATGGACGGCCCGTTCATCGCAGTTggtattttgaaagaaaaaatatatgaatCCAAGCACTTAGGGCGGGGTACCGATTACGACCTCGTCGTCACCAATGCCCAGACCAATGAAGGTTGGTTCTGATTTAGTTATTATTCCCTTCTGAACATGTTCTAATTAATCACAGATATGAGTCCTCACAGGTGATAGGAGAGTTTTTGTGTGTCAGAGTAGAGTGGTAGGATCGTCGTCTATGGTTTTGGGGAtttctaaaattttgttttagggtttttcttgattTAATTAACATTGGGGTCTCTAGTTGCCACAGTGTGCCTTGAAATTCAAGATAGTGATTGTGTATGGTGGTTTACTTTTGCCATTGAAAGAGAATTTTGACCACCACATTTTCTATGTTGAATTGACTCGACCTGAGTGGGGACTTGCTGTGTGAGGTTGAAATCTGGGTTCTTTAGGAATGGTTAATCTGACCAGAGCTTTCTAGGAACTATGGGTTACGTTGTGGGGAATCACATTTTGGTAGCTTTTATCCTTTCTTTCATGGATTAATATCGTTGCAATGTTTTATAGTCTTTATGTTCTGTGTTTTGTAATTTCAGAGTATCTTGATGAAGGGATGTTGATTCCAAAAAATACGTCAGTTTTGATACGCCGCGTACCTGGAAGGCCTCCGATGCCCATTGTTACTGATTCAGAGTACTATCTCAGATCCTTTAACTTCTCGTCTTTAGTTATATTGTCGCAAAATCCATGATCAATTTTGAGTTGTCAGTATTACTTTGTTCTTGTGTTTAATTAATCTGTGACATGGGTAGTCCCTGTTATTGTATCTTTGTTGGCATTAGTGCCATGTACTTCGATAGGGTATTGTGTTTCTTATACCCTTAGGGCAGATCTCAAGGGTTTGTTTAGTTAggcaatttttatttcttttgttgcaggcgaaaggtggaagatgaggtgGAGGACACTGAACCAGAAAGGACTAGCTTTCTGGCAGCTGAATCATCTGCCACGAAATATGTAAGTTTAAATATCCGCTAGTCCTCTTTGGTTTTAAGTGGTGTGGTCGTGCTTTGCTTTGTGCCATACCTTTTGTTGATCTTGTGTTTATTATGGCTTTGCAGCCTGGTGATCCAGATTGGGATGATTATGGGGATGATTTGTATGAAATTCCTGAAGTGCTGGCTGTGCAGACAAGCTATCAGGCTCCGGATGCGCAGCCAACTGATAAAGCTGATGAAGATAGCAAGATTAAGGCTTTGATCGACACTTCAGCCTTGGAATGGCAACAGTATGATGCTTTCAGTTTTATTAGTGCACTGCGATATGACAGTGATAGGTTTCTGGTCACTAATGTTGGATGATCTTTGTGTTTTTGCAGCCAAGGTCCTGACAGCTTTGGTCCTGGTAGAGGTTTTGGCAGGGGTGGAAGAATGATGAATGGACGTGGTATTGGTGAGTCTCTTTAGATtacattatttttgttttacgCTACATATCAATGCTCATCGAATCCGTGTCTCTTTCTCTATCAATTTTACATACTGACACTGATATCTATTTTCTTTAATTGAGGTCGCGGAGGAGGGGGTTTTGAGAGGAAAACACCTCCACAGGGATATATTTGTCATAGGTGTAAGGTGCCTGGTATGTTcattttccttctcctttttggAAGATAATGGATGTTTTGTGATAAGTGCTTAGATGAGGAATGTTCTAATATTTGACTTTTGTATGTGTGTCCAGGGCATTATATTCAGCACTGCCCTACGAATGGTGATCCAAATTTTGACATTAAAAGAGTTAAGCCACCCACTGGAATTCCTAAGTCCATGCTGATGGCAAACCCAGATGGCTCATATAAATTGCCAAGTGGTGATAAAGCTGTATTGAGGCCGAATGAGTAAgctgatttgattttgtatattTTATAGGCTTAGTTTCCAGTTTTTTCATAAAAGAAACTTACTTTTATATTTGATATGGAAACAGGGCTGCTTTTGAGAAAGAGATTGAAGGTTTACCATCTACACGTTCGGTTGGTGATCTACCGCCTGAGCTACACTGCCCATTGTGCAAAGAAGTGATGAAAGATGCTGTGCTAACGAGCAAGTGTTGCTTTAAAAGCTTTTGTGATAAGTGTAAGTTATGATGTAAATTTAATTGTCTAAATTTTGCAACATCTAAGGGAAGAAATTCAACTTTTTTCTCTCTTGTGATATTTTTGGTTTACCCTCATCTGGGTCATATGACGAGCCCTTTCGACATCTTATTACTTAACTGTGTATCCTGAACTCGTGTACCCGTATTGTCTATCATCTCAACTTTCTTTGTGCTTACACTGGATCATGTGTTAATCAGGTATCCGGAACTACATTATGTCCAGGTCAGTGTGTATCTGTGGGGCTACAAATACACTGGCAGACGATCTACTGCCAAATAAGACGCTCAGAGATACAATCAATCGCATCTTGGAATCTGGTGGTAACAGTAGTGCTGATAATGCTGGGAGTACATTCCATGTTCAAGGTTTGTTTTTCAGTGACGTGCCTTCTATTTCTGTTTAGACTTGAACATTGTTGTTATTACATCATGATTTGTAATATTTAGATATGGAGTCTGCTCGCTGTCCACAACCCAAGATTCCTTCCCCCACTGTATCTGCTGCAtcaaaaggagaagaaaaacaGTTACCTTTGAATGAAGAACCTCCAAAGATCCAGGAAACTGAAGATGAGGTAAAGCCTGTTCTTCCCCAGCAGCAGATTTTAGACAGAGTGAGAACTACAAAAGTAGTTGATGCATCTGAAGCCACACATGAGTCAATGAGTGTGAAGGAACCGGCATCACAAGGGAGTGCTCCACTGGTTGAGGAAGAAGTGCAGCAAAGGATGGCTTCTGGGGAGGCAGGTAATGTATTGGTCTGGGTATTATTGTTTCTTGATTCTGTTGGCCTACTATTCTATTTTAGAACTTTTTTCATGGAGCGTATCAAGTTCTGTgttatcttttgttttatttgacaTGTATTAGTAGGATAGATGTGTTGagtaaaattattttttccttgaaaattgaaaagaaatttgtagtGATCTCTTATTTGGGTTTTGATTGTATATTCGCTgcaggaaagaaaaggaaaaagaagaaaattcgaGTGCCTGCGACTGGTATGCCTTttctcttattttgtttttgtaaacATAGATGTCTCTGTTCAAGTTCTCTGCAGTAAATTATAAATTTGAATTATATACTCTAATCGTTATGCTTTAATATGTATATAACATGAGTACATACTATGCAGACATGCAATGGAGAAACCCTCAAGATCTTGCAGCTGAAAACTATATGATGCCTATGGGCCCTGCTGCTTATAATCCATACTGGAATGGCATGCAACCTAGCATGGGCATGGAAGGATACATGACACCATATGGTGGTCCGATGCCGTATATGGGTTATGGTCCGATGGACATGCCATTTGGGGGTCTTGGTCCACAGGACCCATTTGGTTCTCAAGGCTATATGATGCCCATGGTTCCGCCTCAGAGGTATGCATTCGACTCATGAATTTCTTAGTAAATGGGTGTGATTTTGGTGGGTTTGTGTTATGAATTCTGTTATTCAAATTAGGTATGCAAGTTAATGTTATTTTCCTTTGAAACATTACACAACCCTGTAGGTTTGTAGGTGGAATCATTGCCCTAAGTGTGTCATTATATGGTTTCAAGTTGcaatttagtaattttttttccttccttccgATCCTAAGGCCTTATTTCGTTTTAAATTTTGAACTTCATACAGGGATCTTGCGGACTTTGGTATGGGTATGAATGGCATGAATGGCATGAATGGCATGAATGGAATGAATGGGATGAATGGGATGAATGGCATGAATGGGATGAATGGCATGAATGGCATGCATGGGATGAATGGCATGCATGGACCCCCCATCATGAGCAGAGAAGAATTTGAGGCTCGGAAA encodes:
- the LOC103433001 gene encoding E3 ubiquitin ligase PARAQUAT TOLERANCE 3 isoform X4, coding for MAVYYKFKSAKDYDSIPMDGPFIAVGILKEKIYESKHLGRGTDYDLVVTNAQTNEEYLDEGMLIPKNTSVLIRRVPGRPPMPIVTDSERKVEDEVEDTEPERTSFLAAESSATKYPGDPDWDDYGDDLYEIPEVLAVQTSYQAPDAQPTDKADEDSKIKALIDTSALEWQHQGPDSFGPGRGFGRGGRMMNGRGIGRGGGGFERKTPPQGYICHRCKVPGHYIQHCPTNGDPNFDIKRVKPPTGIPKSMLMANPDGSYKLPSGDKAVLRPNEAAFEKEIEGLPSTRSVGDLPPELHCPLCKEVMKDAVLTSKCCFKSFCDKCIRNYIMSRSVCICGATNTLADDLLPNKTLRDTINRILESGGNSSADNAGSTFHVQDMESARCPQPKIPSPTVSAASKGEEKQLPLNEEPPKIQETEDEVKPVLPQQQILDRVRTTKVVDASEATHESMSVKEPASQGSAPLVEEEVQQRMASGEAGKKRKKKKIRVPATDMQWRNPQDLAAENYMMPMGPAAYNPYWNGMQPSMGMEGYMTPYGGPMPYMGYGPMDMPFGGLGPQDPFGSQGYMMPMVPPQRDLADFGMGMNGMNGMNGMNGMNGMNGMNGMNGMNGMNGMHGMNGMHGPPIMSREEFEARKADLRRKRENERRGQGELSKDGEYGREVSGGDVPPMKPKSSMARSPSPDYGNHHRSHRRERPSPERRPSRDPRDLEPQPPPPPPPRPPKRNSDHHHDRERERDRDRERERDHDHDHEDGHPRHKRHRSESSLGKPSGLTTTSAKSASSIASAAAEAAADRKHKASVFSRISFPEGEVSKKRKASSSSTASAVAPSPAEEDNRSAHHHHKELSSSLANGFYEEYKSSSTAAKAASSGTGSRKTMVRAASMEYESSDDDRHFKRKPSRYEESPPQAAEQEEPYRHSRGGKDRERRQR